A genome region from Candidatus Eisenbacteria bacterium includes the following:
- a CDS encoding UDP-glucuronic acid decarboxylase family protein: MRAVDSGSDITERGEAGEMTERLQTDRMGRPMTFLIAGAAGFIGSHLTERLLSRGHTVVGVDSFITGSWRNLTSLLDHPRFILLEHDVVDPLEWDGPLDWILHFASPASPPRYQQNPIQTLRSNAEGTYRLLELARAKRARFLFASTSEVYGDPAQHPQREDYWGNVNPVGARSMYDEAKRYGEAMVVNYHRARGLPVRVIRIFNTYGPRMRQDDGRVIVNFIGQALAGRPLTVYGDGTQTRSFQFIDDLVEGVCRVLRTNYSQPINLGNPEECSMLELAKIVRELTGSDSLITYEPLPKDDPKRRRPDISLASSILDWSPRSSLREGLAATIRYFQALIGLDALRPEPAASPGAGPIAGEELAQGAGGFPAARGHARGRNGSAWPARPRGSQT; encoded by the coding sequence GTGAGGGCCGTCGACAGCGGCTCGGACATCACGGAACGTGGTGAAGCGGGGGAGATGACAGAACGCCTCCAGACGGATCGCATGGGCCGGCCGATGACGTTTCTCATCGCCGGCGCCGCGGGCTTCATCGGAAGCCACCTGACGGAGCGCCTGCTCTCGCGCGGCCACACGGTGGTCGGGGTGGACAGCTTCATCACCGGAAGCTGGCGCAATCTCACTTCGCTGCTGGATCACCCGCGCTTCATCCTCCTGGAGCACGACGTCGTGGATCCCCTCGAGTGGGACGGCCCGCTCGACTGGATCCTCCACTTCGCGAGCCCTGCGTCGCCGCCGAGGTACCAGCAGAACCCGATCCAGACGCTGCGCAGCAATGCCGAAGGAACGTACCGGCTGCTCGAGCTCGCGCGCGCGAAGCGCGCGCGCTTCCTCTTCGCGAGCACGAGCGAGGTGTACGGCGATCCGGCGCAGCATCCGCAGCGGGAGGATTACTGGGGAAACGTGAATCCGGTGGGCGCCCGGAGCATGTACGACGAGGCGAAGCGGTACGGGGAGGCCATGGTCGTGAACTACCACCGCGCGCGCGGCCTCCCGGTGCGCGTCATCCGGATCTTCAACACCTATGGTCCGCGCATGCGTCAGGACGACGGCCGCGTCATCGTGAACTTCATCGGCCAGGCGCTGGCAGGACGTCCGCTCACCGTCTACGGCGACGGAACCCAGACGAGGAGCTTCCAGTTCATCGACGACCTGGTGGAGGGAGTCTGCCGTGTCCTGCGCACGAACTACTCGCAGCCCATCAACCTCGGCAACCCGGAGGAGTGCTCGATGCTCGAGCTGGCCAAGATCGTGCGCGAGCTGACGGGGAGCGATTCCTTGATCACGTACGAGCCCCTTCCGAAGGACGACCCCAAGCGGCGGCGTCCCGACATCTCGCTGGCCTCGTCGATTCTCGACTGGAGTCCCCGGTCCTCGCTGCGCGAGGGGCTCGCGGCGACGATCCGGTACTTCCAGGCGCTGATCGGGCTGGACGCGCTCCGCCCGGAGCCGGCGGCCTCGCCGGGCGCGGGCCCCATCGCGGGAGAGGAACTCGCGCAGGGGGCCGGAGGCTTCCCGGCCGCGCGGGGCCACGCTCGCGGCAGGAACGGATCGGCATGGCCCGCGCGCCCCCGCGGGAGTCAGACATGA
- a CDS encoding ABC transporter ATP-binding protein translates to MSRSRSGSLRRSRFGAAPFLRAARLARPFRGHIAAAALATMVLAALQAAEPLLLKHIFDRIGAPDAAKALLAGALLLLGIGVARELGDAVANWLVWRTRLGIHERLLEETVTRLHHLPLEYYRKDAVGGVLTRLDRSIQGLVEAVTKVLFHAFPAVVYLVLAVLVMTRLDGRLAALVLLFAPLPALLQAHAAPNQIRRERALLTRWASIYSRFGEVLAGIVTVRSFGMEESEKRRFLSSVAEANQIVARGVGRDSGFNAAANLTVLVARVAAVAAGGLLAIRGEITVGTVVAFLGYVGGLFVPVQGLSGIYQTLQRARVSLEEILAILDAPGRVTDRRGARSPARARGEIELEEVRFSYHPAAPPVLDGVTLRVAPGETVALVGPSGSGKSTLASLVLRLHEAERGTVRVDGIDIRMLRERWIRRHVAVVLQEPLLFDDTVAANIAYGKPGASMRQIEAAARAAHAHEFISRLPDAYGTRVGERGARLSVGERQRVTLARALVKDAPILVLDEATSALDAESEALVQEALERLMRGRSVLVIAHRLATVARADRIAVLDGGRVAETGTHSELLQREGIYASLVRRQTRGLLPLHLPAGRSAA, encoded by the coding sequence GCTCCGGATCCCTTCGTCGTTCCCGCTTCGGCGCGGCGCCATTTCTCCGGGCCGCGCGGCTCGCCCGTCCCTTCCGCGGCCACATCGCCGCCGCCGCGCTCGCGACCATGGTGCTCGCCGCGCTCCAGGCGGCCGAGCCCCTCCTGCTCAAACACATCTTCGACCGGATCGGCGCCCCGGACGCCGCGAAGGCGCTTCTCGCCGGGGCGCTCCTCCTTCTCGGGATCGGCGTCGCCCGCGAGCTGGGAGACGCGGTCGCGAACTGGCTCGTCTGGAGGACACGGCTCGGCATCCACGAGCGGCTCCTCGAGGAGACGGTCACGCGGCTCCATCACCTCCCCCTCGAGTACTACCGGAAGGACGCCGTCGGCGGCGTGCTCACGCGGCTCGACCGGAGCATCCAGGGTCTCGTGGAGGCCGTGACCAAGGTCCTCTTTCACGCGTTCCCCGCGGTCGTGTACCTCGTGCTCGCGGTGCTCGTGATGACCCGGCTCGACGGCAGGCTCGCCGCGCTCGTGCTCCTCTTCGCGCCCCTCCCCGCGCTCCTCCAGGCGCACGCCGCGCCGAACCAGATCCGGCGCGAGCGGGCGCTCCTCACGCGCTGGGCGTCCATCTACTCGCGGTTCGGGGAGGTGCTCGCGGGGATCGTGACCGTGCGAAGCTTCGGGATGGAGGAATCGGAGAAGCGGCGGTTCCTCTCGAGCGTGGCCGAGGCAAACCAGATCGTGGCGCGCGGCGTCGGACGCGACTCGGGCTTCAATGCCGCCGCGAACCTGACCGTGCTCGTGGCCCGGGTGGCCGCGGTCGCCGCGGGCGGGCTGCTCGCGATCCGGGGAGAGATCACGGTGGGCACGGTGGTCGCCTTCCTGGGGTACGTGGGCGGGCTCTTCGTCCCGGTGCAGGGCCTGAGCGGGATCTACCAGACGCTGCAGCGGGCCCGCGTGTCCCTGGAGGAGATCCTCGCGATCCTCGACGCGCCGGGGCGCGTGACCGATCGCCGCGGCGCGCGATCTCCGGCCCGGGCGCGCGGGGAGATCGAGCTCGAGGAGGTGCGGTTCTCGTACCATCCGGCGGCGCCTCCGGTCCTCGACGGCGTCACCCTTCGGGTCGCGCCCGGGGAGACCGTGGCGCTCGTGGGCCCGAGCGGTTCCGGCAAGTCCACCCTCGCCTCGCTCGTGCTTCGCCTCCACGAGGCGGAGCGGGGGACGGTGCGCGTCGACGGCATCGACATTCGCATGCTCCGGGAGCGCTGGATCCGCCGCCACGTGGCCGTCGTGCTTCAGGAGCCGCTCCTCTTCGACGACACGGTCGCCGCGAACATCGCGTATGGAAAGCCGGGCGCTTCGATGCGACAGATCGAGGCCGCGGCCCGCGCGGCGCACGCGCACGAGTTCATCTCGAGGCTCCCCGACGCCTACGGCACCCGGGTGGGCGAGCGCGGCGCCAGGCTCTCGGTGGGAGAGCGGCAGCGCGTGACGCTGGCGCGCGCGCTCGTGAAGGACGCGCCGATCCTCGTCCTGGACGAAGCGACGTCGGCGCTCGACGCCGAATCGGAGGCCCTCGTGCAGGAAGCCCTGGAGCGCCTGATGCGCGGCCGGAGCGTGCTCGTGATCGCGCACCGTCTCGCGACCGTGGCGCGGGCGGACCGGATCGCGGTGCTCGACGGCGGACGCGTGGCGGAGACGGGCACCCACTCGGAGCTGCTCCAGCGCGAAGGGATCTACGCGTCGCTCGTGCGGCGCCAGACCCGGGGATTGCTGCCGCTGCACCTTCCGGCGGGTCGAAGCGCCGCCTAG
- a CDS encoding beta-xylosidase, with amino-acid sequence MIDSVMIWNEPNNLSHWDFEADPEWAVFSRMARAASDAVRSEAPRLTRVLGGISPIDPEFIRRMERQGALDSVDAVAVHGFPLDWNHWSIHEWPERLAAVRAVTDLPVWISEVGVSTFGAEEVQEFGLRRTAELLRGRSPRVHWYSLYDLPKAWPATTRHREAEGSSYYRHFYMGLLREDGTPKLALREFERHVPDLGICQWIHFEDPRLDDMARWLKRLGVRHLRTGLSWADSLRPGALAWFDRQMRALEDFDVTLTFCFTPESCGVKPDHTSPPRDVSEFADFCAAMTRRYAR; translated from the coding sequence GTGATCGACTCCGTGATGATCTGGAACGAGCCCAACAATCTCTCCCACTGGGATTTCGAGGCCGACCCCGAGTGGGCGGTCTTCTCGCGCATGGCGCGCGCGGCGTCGGACGCCGTGCGATCCGAGGCGCCTCGGCTCACCCGAGTGCTCGGAGGCATCTCGCCCATCGATCCGGAGTTCATCCGGCGCATGGAACGGCAGGGCGCGCTCGACTCCGTCGACGCGGTGGCCGTGCACGGATTCCCCCTCGACTGGAATCACTGGTCGATTCACGAGTGGCCGGAGCGTCTCGCCGCCGTCCGCGCGGTGACCGACCTCCCGGTGTGGATCTCGGAGGTGGGGGTGTCCACCTTCGGCGCCGAGGAGGTGCAGGAGTTCGGGCTCCGCCGCACCGCGGAGCTCCTGCGCGGCCGGAGCCCCCGCGTCCACTGGTACAGCCTCTACGACCTTCCGAAGGCGTGGCCGGCGACGACGCGGCACCGTGAAGCGGAGGGATCGTCCTACTACCGGCACTTCTACATGGGACTCCTGCGGGAGGACGGCACGCCCAAGCTCGCGCTTCGCGAGTTCGAGCGGCACGTGCCCGACCTCGGAATCTGCCAGTGGATCCACTTCGAGGATCCGCGGCTCGACGACATGGCGCGCTGGCTGAAGCGGCTCGGCGTGCGGCACCTTCGCACGGGTCTGAGCTGGGCCGACAGTCTGCGCCCGGGCGCGCTCGCGTGGTTCGACCGCCAGATGCGCGCGCTCGAGGACTTCGACGTGACGCTCACCTTCTGCTTCACCCCGGAGTCCTGCGGCGTGAAGCCGGACCACACGAGCCCCCCGCGCGATGTGTCCGAGTTCGCCGACTTCTGCGCGGCGATGACGCGGCGATACGCGCGGTAG
- a CDS encoding sugar phosphate nucleotidyltransferase codes for MWGIIPAAGAGSRIQPLAFSKELLPVGSRVDQGVERPRAVSEYLVERMLLAGVTRLCFVISPGKSDILEYYGGRIGPAHVCFTVQPEPAGLCDAIFRAAPFIGDEERVAVGLPDTIWFPEHGLSSLPEGELAFLLFPVENPELFDAVRVDAASRVLEVQVKCPDARTGWVWGAFTMPGHVLHRLHALWKTREPRDEYFGTLVNAYLAGGGSARGVRAGSVYIDVGTLHGYREAIGLLNLDLHGNGGAA; via the coding sequence ATGTGGGGCATCATTCCCGCGGCGGGGGCCGGGAGCCGGATCCAGCCGCTCGCCTTCTCGAAGGAGCTGCTGCCGGTCGGAAGCCGCGTCGACCAGGGAGTGGAGCGGCCCCGCGCGGTGAGCGAATACCTCGTGGAGCGAATGCTCCTCGCCGGGGTGACGCGCCTGTGCTTCGTCATCTCCCCGGGCAAATCGGACATCCTGGAGTACTACGGCGGCCGGATCGGTCCGGCGCACGTCTGCTTCACGGTCCAGCCGGAGCCCGCCGGACTCTGCGACGCCATCTTTCGCGCCGCGCCCTTCATCGGCGACGAGGAGCGCGTCGCGGTCGGGCTCCCGGACACGATCTGGTTTCCCGAGCACGGGCTCTCCTCGCTTCCCGAGGGCGAGCTCGCGTTCCTCCTCTTCCCGGTCGAGAACCCCGAGCTCTTCGACGCGGTGCGCGTCGACGCCGCGTCGCGCGTGCTCGAAGTGCAGGTCAAGTGCCCCGACGCGCGCACGGGGTGGGTCTGGGGCGCGTTCACGATGCCCGGACACGTGCTCCACCGGCTCCATGCGCTCTGGAAGACGCGCGAGCCGAGAGACGAGTATTTCGGAACGCTCGTGAACGCCTACCTCGCGGGCGGCGGGAGCGCCCGCGGAGTGCGCGCGGGCTCGGTCTACATCGACGTGGGAACGCTCCACGGATACCGCGAGGCGATCGGGCTCCTGAACCTCGACCTGCACGGGAACGGAGGCGCGGCGTGA
- a CDS encoding glycosyltransferase, producing MNLVVFGLTISSSWGNGHATLWRGLCRALDAQGHAVEFLERDTPYYGEHRDLPHPPGASLTLYDSWDSVRDRAVESLRTADVAVVTSYCPDAIEAAALMGQAPRSVSRVFYDLDAPVTLERIRTGLPVAYIPSEGLAAFDLVLSYAGGPAMEEIRERLGARRVAPLYGCVDPCVHRPARRDPRLEGDLSYLGTYSEDRQEALERLFLEPARRLPECRFVLGGSQYPAEFPWLPNIRYVRHVPPPQHAAFYSSSRFTLNVTRGPMLAAGHCPSGRLFEAAACGTAILTDRWSGLEEFFTPGTEIVLADGPEDVARALRMSPAESDAIGDAARRRALAQHTADRRASELVSLLESAGAVAGEGGA from the coding sequence GTGAATCTCGTGGTGTTCGGGCTCACGATCAGCTCGTCCTGGGGGAACGGCCACGCCACGCTGTGGAGGGGGCTGTGCCGGGCTCTGGACGCCCAGGGACACGCCGTCGAGTTCCTGGAGCGGGACACACCCTATTACGGAGAGCACCGCGACCTTCCCCACCCCCCCGGCGCGTCCCTCACGCTCTACGATTCGTGGGACTCGGTGCGGGATCGGGCCGTCGAGTCCCTGCGGACCGCGGACGTGGCCGTGGTCACGTCGTACTGTCCCGACGCGATCGAAGCGGCCGCGCTGATGGGACAGGCCCCCCGCTCGGTCTCCCGCGTCTTCTACGATCTCGACGCTCCCGTGACGCTCGAGAGGATTCGCACGGGGCTGCCGGTGGCGTACATCCCTTCCGAGGGGCTTGCGGCGTTCGATCTCGTCCTGAGCTACGCGGGAGGGCCCGCGATGGAGGAGATCCGGGAACGGCTCGGCGCCCGTCGCGTCGCGCCGCTCTATGGATGCGTCGATCCGTGCGTGCACCGTCCCGCGCGGCGCGACCCGCGCCTCGAAGGCGATCTCTCGTATCTGGGGACGTACTCCGAGGACCGGCAGGAGGCGCTCGAGCGTCTCTTTCTCGAGCCCGCGCGGCGACTCCCGGAGTGCCGCTTCGTCCTCGGAGGATCCCAGTATCCGGCCGAGTTTCCCTGGCTGCCCAACATCCGGTATGTCCGTCACGTGCCACCGCCGCAACACGCCGCCTTCTACAGCTCGTCCCGGTTCACGCTGAACGTCACGCGGGGCCCCATGCTCGCGGCCGGACACTGCCCCTCGGGACGTCTCTTCGAAGCTGCGGCGTGCGGGACGGCGATTCTGACGGATCGCTGGAGCGGTCTGGAGGAGTTCTTCACGCCCGGAACGGAGATCGTCCTCGCCGACGGCCCCGAGGACGTGGCGCGCGCGCTTCGCATGAGCCCCGCGGAGTCCGACGCGATCGGAGACGCGGCGCGCCGGCGCGCGCTCGCGCAGCACACCGCCGACCGGCGCGCCTCGGAGCTCGTCTCCCTGCTCGAATCGGCCGGCGCCGTGGCCGGGGAGGGAGGAGCCTGA